In Candidatus Stygibacter australis, one DNA window encodes the following:
- a CDS encoding glycosyltransferase family 4 protein, translating to MRILHLLAQRPGLTGSGVYLQSIVRLADAEGHQQAVICGIPAGEVISFDAKYQPEQYAVFFETTELPFPVTGMSNVMPYKSTRYNQLKGKMLQQWKTAFTQQITKAIEEFQPDIILSHHLWLLSALALQITSDIPIYLINHGTALRQTKFCPHLAAEIVPHLQRADLVYALNETQRDKLIKEFQLDPEKIKITGNGYNEAVFYFEKRQPNKIKKLVYAGKIAYAKGIRELLFSLNSISASEVKFELTLCGSGAGNELQEIKSLAEKCTFPITFTGNLTQPELADIFRASDIFILPSYYEGLPLVLIEALACGLQVIVNDLAGLKEWLEKAISNSKMIDFVTPPELNDVYEPLPAEIPAYCLRLKEAIHHSLKLKSQEYDLCNDIRNFSWIEVYNRIKQYW from the coding sequence ATGAGAATTCTTCATTTACTGGCACAAAGACCTGGTCTCACTGGCAGTGGAGTATATCTGCAGTCAATAGTAAGACTGGCAGATGCTGAAGGGCATCAGCAGGCCGTGATATGTGGAATCCCGGCTGGAGAGGTGATAAGTTTTGATGCAAAATATCAGCCTGAGCAATATGCCGTATTTTTTGAAACCACTGAATTACCTTTCCCAGTTACGGGTATGAGCAATGTGATGCCCTATAAAAGCACGCGTTATAATCAGTTAAAAGGTAAAATGCTCCAGCAGTGGAAAACTGCATTTACCCAGCAGATAACCAAAGCTATCGAAGAGTTTCAGCCGGATATTATCCTGAGTCACCATCTTTGGCTGCTCTCAGCTCTTGCTTTGCAGATTACTTCTGATATTCCCATATATTTGATCAATCATGGCACTGCACTCAGGCAAACAAAATTCTGTCCCCACCTCGCTGCTGAGATCGTGCCACATTTGCAAAGAGCTGATCTGGTGTATGCCCTGAATGAAACACAAAGGGATAAACTCATCAAAGAATTCCAGCTTGATCCTGAGAAAATAAAAATTACTGGTAATGGCTATAATGAAGCCGTTTTCTATTTTGAGAAGCGACAGCCAAATAAAATTAAGAAACTGGTTTATGCAGGAAAAATTGCTTATGCCAAAGGAATCCGTGAATTACTATTTTCTTTGAATTCCATATCCGCTTCCGAAGTAAAATTTGAGCTGACGCTATGCGGCTCTGGTGCTGGTAATGAACTGCAGGAAATAAAGTCTTTAGCTGAAAAGTGTACTTTTCCGATCACATTTACGGGTAATCTTACTCAGCCTGAATTGGCAGATATCTTCCGAGCTTCAGATATTTTTATCCTGCCTTCATACTATGAAGGATTACCGCTTGTGTTGATTGAAGCTCTTGCCTGTGGATTGCAGGTGATAGTAAATGACCTTGCAGGACTCAAAGAATGGCTGGAGAAAGCGATCAGCAATTCAAAGATGATAGATTTTGTTACTCCTCCCGAGCTGAATGATGTTTATGAGCCCCTCCCTGCAGAAATACCCGCCTATTGCCTGAGATTAAAGGAGGCCATACATCATAGTCTGAAACTTAAATCCCAGGAATATGACCTTTGCAATGATATCAGAAATTTCTCCTGGATAGAAGTATATAACAGAATAAAACAATACTGGTAA